In Candidatus Thiodiazotropha endoloripes, a single genomic region encodes these proteins:
- a CDS encoding ArsJ-associated glyceraldehyde-3-phosphate dehydrogenase has product MKARIGINGFGRMGRLGLRAGWNDANLAFCQINEIAGDAGCSAHLLQFDSVHGIWDHQCQGEGAALTVDESSLSYSSNPTIDETDWSSCDIVIEATGKHHKKPERLQSYFDQGVKKVVVAAPTEGALNLVYGVNDHLYDPQVNHLITAASCTTNCLAPLVKVLHEKIGIVHGCMTTIHDITNTQTIVDRGHKDLRRARACGQSLIPTTTGSAKAITKIFPELEGRLDGHAVRVPLLNGSLTDFVFEAPRAVTAEEVNGYLREAADGELKGILGYEERPLVSVDYVNDPRSSIVDAPSTLVIDDRQVKIYAWYDNEWGYANRLIDIVRKVAAG; this is encoded by the coding sequence TTGAAAGCACGCATCGGTATCAATGGTTTTGGGCGTATGGGTCGTTTGGGCCTCAGAGCAGGCTGGAACGACGCGAATCTGGCGTTCTGCCAGATCAATGAGATTGCCGGTGATGCCGGCTGTTCCGCCCATCTGTTGCAATTTGACTCTGTGCATGGGATCTGGGATCACCAATGCCAGGGTGAAGGGGCAGCGCTGACGGTCGATGAGAGCAGTCTCAGTTACTCTTCGAATCCGACGATCGATGAGACCGATTGGTCCAGTTGCGATATTGTTATTGAGGCCACAGGCAAACATCACAAGAAACCGGAGCGGCTTCAATCCTATTTTGATCAGGGAGTGAAGAAGGTCGTCGTGGCTGCACCCACCGAAGGCGCCTTGAATCTGGTGTATGGGGTGAATGACCATCTCTACGATCCGCAGGTCAACCATTTGATCACCGCAGCCTCCTGTACCACTAACTGTCTGGCGCCTCTGGTGAAGGTGCTGCATGAGAAGATCGGAATCGTGCACGGCTGCATGACCACCATTCACGACATCACCAATACCCAGACCATTGTCGATCGAGGGCATAAGGATCTTCGTCGGGCCCGTGCCTGCGGCCAGTCATTGATTCCCACCACGACCGGTTCGGCCAAGGCGATCACCAAGATCTTTCCTGAACTGGAGGGGCGTCTCGATGGTCATGCCGTACGGGTGCCGTTGCTGAATGGTTCCTTGACCGATTTTGTCTTCGAGGCACCCAGGGCAGTTACGGCTGAAGAGGTGAATGGTTATCTTCGTGAGGCTGCGGATGGGGAGTTGAAAGGTATATTGGGTTACGAGGAGCGTCCACTGGTCTCGGTTGACTATGTCAACGATCCTCGCTCCTCGATTGTGGATGCCCCATCCACCCTGGTGATCGATGATCGCCAGGTCAAGATCTACGCCTGGTATGACAACGAGTGGGGTTATGCCAATCGACTGATCGATATCGTGCGAAAAGTGGCTGCGGGATAA
- the arsJ gene encoding organoarsenical effux MFS transporter ArsJ, translating to MDQGVRNYLVVTGGYWAFTITDGAIRMLVVLYFHLLGYSPFEVAMLFLFYEFFGIVTNLVGGWLGARIGLNLTMHIGMGLQVVALMALTVPDAWLSVVYVMIAQALSGIAKDLNKMSAKASVKTMVRDGGESKLFKWVALLTGSKNALKGAGYFIGAALLEWIGFRGALAVLAGMLLLVLIATSLMLPAGLGKMKSKPKFSQVFSKVAAINWLSAARFFLFGSRDVWFVVGLPVFLYEVLDWSFTQVGGFLALWIIGYGFVQASVPKLLGRVHQGQGPGGGTARLWAFLLALLPAAIAMALNQGWPAEQVLVVGLILFGIVFAINSAVHSYLILAYSDHEKVSMNVGFYYMANAGGRLIGTVLSGLIYQTYGLQGCLWWSALFVILAALLSFGLPEVGADEKQPLKADSH from the coding sequence ATGGATCAAGGTGTACGTAACTACCTGGTGGTGACCGGAGGCTATTGGGCCTTCACCATCACCGATGGGGCAATCCGCATGCTGGTGGTGCTCTACTTCCACCTGCTTGGCTACTCACCGTTTGAAGTGGCGATGCTGTTTCTCTTCTATGAGTTTTTTGGCATCGTCACCAATCTGGTAGGCGGTTGGTTGGGTGCGCGCATCGGCCTCAATCTGACCATGCACATCGGCATGGGGCTGCAGGTGGTTGCTCTGATGGCATTGACCGTACCCGATGCCTGGCTCTCGGTAGTCTATGTGATGATCGCCCAGGCACTCTCCGGGATTGCCAAGGATCTGAATAAAATGTCTGCCAAAGCCTCGGTCAAAACGATGGTGCGTGACGGTGGCGAATCCAAACTGTTCAAGTGGGTGGCTCTGCTCACCGGTTCAAAGAATGCCTTGAAAGGGGCCGGTTATTTCATTGGAGCGGCGCTGCTTGAATGGATCGGTTTTCGCGGTGCACTGGCTGTTTTGGCCGGGATGCTGTTGCTGGTTTTGATTGCGACTTCATTGATGCTTCCTGCCGGACTTGGGAAGATGAAATCGAAGCCGAAGTTTTCCCAGGTCTTCTCCAAAGTGGCAGCAATCAACTGGCTCTCCGCGGCGCGTTTTTTTCTGTTTGGCTCCCGGGATGTCTGGTTTGTGGTCGGTTTACCGGTGTTTCTCTACGAAGTGCTGGATTGGAGTTTTACTCAGGTTGGTGGATTTCTGGCACTCTGGATTATCGGCTACGGCTTTGTTCAGGCCAGTGTTCCCAAACTGCTTGGGCGTGTTCACCAGGGGCAGGGGCCAGGTGGGGGAACGGCGCGCCTGTGGGCTTTTCTACTGGCACTGTTACCTGCTGCCATAGCCATGGCACTGAATCAGGGTTGGCCGGCCGAACAGGTATTGGTCGTGGGTCTGATTCTGTTCGGGATTGTCTTCGCCATCAACTCAGCGGTTCACTCCTATCTGATCCTGGCTTACTCGGATCATGAAAAGGTCTCCATGAACGTGGGTTTCTACTATATGGCCAATGCCGGAGGTAGACTGATAGGTACTGTGCTGTCCGGCCTGATCTATCAGACTTACGGTCTTCAGGGGTGTCTCTGGTGGTCGGCGCTGTTTGTGATTCTGGCCGCTTTGCTCTCCTTCGGTTTACCCGAGGTCGGGGCGGATGAAAAACAACCGTTGAAAGCTGACAGTCACTGA
- a CDS encoding MAPEG family protein, whose protein sequence is MNHSQILFPMICLVVITGGMGIALIAARYKAVREGSLSIAYFKYNRGGRPPEYLIKISHHFQNLLETPQLFYLSTIVILLLEKSDPIYLGLAWCYLASRMIHSWIHLGSNNVLHRKNAFIVSYLLIFIIWIRLLLQLLMG, encoded by the coding sequence ATGAATCATTCACAAATTCTGTTTCCAATGATCTGCCTGGTAGTGATAACCGGAGGCATGGGGATCGCCCTGATCGCTGCTCGCTACAAGGCCGTAAGAGAGGGCTCGTTGAGCATTGCCTACTTCAAATACAACCGGGGTGGCCGACCACCGGAATATCTGATCAAAATCAGCCACCATTTTCAGAACCTGCTGGAAACACCACAGCTTTTCTATCTGAGTACGATTGTTATTCTGCTATTGGAGAAATCAGATCCCATCTATCTGGGGCTGGCATGGTGCTACCTCGCTTCACGCATGATCCACAGCTGGATACACCTGGGAAGCAACAATGTACTGCATCGAAAGAATGCCTTTATTGTCAGCTATTTGTTGATATTTATTATCTGGATTCGGTTGCTATTGCAACTGTTGATGGGTTGA
- a CDS encoding TetR/AcrR family transcriptional regulator, with protein sequence MPYPAEHKQQSRQRILDSAVRYFLQQGYEKTGISEIMQDAGLTHGGFYAHFSSKGELYIEAMTHAAKNGRFTAHLKNGKQGQAWFQGVLEGYLNLDHVEGEEHPCPLAFLVTDIATRESDVRHAYTRIYKSMNRYISRQAMEEPNRPSDDIYAVTAMMIGGVAISRAIDDPKLAKRLLHSCKQIAEKLIAGD encoded by the coding sequence ATGCCCTATCCAGCTGAGCACAAACAGCAGAGTCGTCAACGTATTCTCGATAGTGCGGTACGATATTTTCTCCAGCAGGGCTATGAAAAGACCGGGATCAGCGAGATCATGCAGGATGCCGGTCTGACTCATGGAGGCTTCTATGCCCATTTCAGCAGCAAAGGTGAGCTCTATATCGAAGCGATGACCCATGCTGCGAAAAACGGTCGTTTTACAGCCCATCTGAAAAACGGCAAACAGGGGCAGGCGTGGTTTCAGGGGGTGCTGGAGGGTTATCTGAATCTGGACCATGTAGAAGGTGAAGAGCATCCCTGTCCACTGGCTTTTCTGGTTACCGATATCGCCACTCGTGAATCTGACGTGAGACATGCCTACACCCGCATATACAAGAGCATGAATCGTTACATCAGTCGTCAGGCTATGGAGGAGCCAAACAGACCCAGTGATGATATCTATGCAGTAACCGCCATGATGATTGGTGGGGTGGCGATCAGTCGAGCAATCGATGACCCGAAGTTGGCCAAACGTCTGTTGCACAGTTGCAAGCAGATCGCAGAGAAATTGATAGCCGGTGACTGA
- a CDS encoding GNAT family N-acetyltransferase gives MNNGIQCRVQPCVEPNTRHTTEFLKKQIEIGFRHMSARSRFSRFAAALDHLTDQQLDYLTDLDGKDRVAWCASITREDEESGIGIARYINIPNEAKMAEFAITIVDDYQGQGVGYQLLNKLLETAKLNGFQILRGYVLMSNSAMLALCKRFESKKSSVDGPFVIVDIIVQ, from the coding sequence ATGAATAACGGCATCCAGTGTCGGGTGCAACCCTGTGTGGAACCCAATACCCGACACACCACCGAATTTCTGAAAAAGCAGATCGAGATCGGCTTCCGGCATATGTCCGCACGTTCCCGTTTCAGCCGCTTTGCGGCTGCTCTGGATCATTTGACCGATCAACAGCTTGACTATCTGACTGATCTGGATGGTAAGGACCGGGTGGCCTGGTGCGCCTCAATAACCCGTGAGGATGAGGAGAGTGGTATTGGCATCGCCCGATATATCAATATACCCAATGAAGCGAAGATGGCTGAATTTGCCATCACGATCGTTGACGACTATCAGGGGCAGGGGGTTGGCTATCAATTGCTGAATAAACTGCTCGAAACGGCAAAACTGAATGGTTTTCAGATATTGCGCGGATATGTACTGATGAGTAATTCAGCGATGCTGGCACTCTGCAAGCGATTCGAAAGTAAAAAGTCTTCGGTTGATGGACCTTTTGTGATTGTGGATATAATAGTGCAGTAA